The Stigmatella aurantiaca DW4/3-1 genome contains the following window.
CCGTTGGCCGCCATGTCTCATGGCATGGCGGCCAGGGGGGGCGCCGAGCGGAATCAGCGACGTGTCTTCTGTGCGTCGTCCATCTCTCGCTCGAGTGTCCGCTGTGCCTCGGTGACATCGGCTTGCGCCTCACGCGCCGTCTCCGTGGGCAGTTCTTCCTCATGCTCCTTCGAGCGGCCCTGAATTCCGGGCCAGGGCTCGGGCCGGGCCGATTGAGGGTTTTTGATGTGCTCCGCGTAGCCCTTGTCCTTTTTCGCCATCCCATGCCTCCTGTGGGGTGTCCGCACCGATAGGGTGGGGTGGGGGAATGAAGGTGACCAGGGGAGTGCGGACCCTGCGCTGGGTCGTCTGGCCGCTCTCCGGGCGACAAAAATCTCCCGCACTTTCCCTGTTCGCTGTTTAACTTCAGCCCAATGAACGACGACATGACCCGAGCCCGTTCAACCGTTGCCGCCCGCGGTGCAGATGCCAGTGCGGCGCTGGAACCCACTGCTGCCCCTCCGCTTCGCAAGGCCCTCGAAGGCGCGGTGTTCCCTCTCTCGGCGGAGCAATTGGTTCATGTCGCCCGGGAGAATGGGGCCCCGGCCCCCCTCCTCACCCTGCTCAGCAGCCTTCCGAGGAAGCCGTTCGCGTCCATGGAGGGGGTGGAGTTCTCCCTCTTGAACCACACGCCGCGCCCCCCCGCGGCCGGAGAGCCCTCCTCCAGCTAAGACGCAATGCGTCAAGAATGGCTGCACTTCCATTGCTGCACAATGGGGGGCATGGAGAGGCGATGCAGGCGGGGGCGGTGGCGTTATCCTGTGCATACCCGGGCTGGCTTCCATGGAAGGCCTGACCGGGCCGCACGCCATGACCCCCTCTGATCTTCCCGCGGTGCTCTACTGTGATGACGACGCCCTGAACCTGCGGGTGTTCGAAGCCAACTTCGGGCAGCGCTTCCGCATTCTGCGTTGCTCTTCACCCAATGAAGCACTGACCGTGCTGGAGCAGCGGCGCGGAGACATCGGGGTGGTCATCTCCGATCAGCGCATGCCTGGCATGAGCGGCGTGGAGCTGCTGGAGCGTGCGCGCACGCTGGCGCCGGATGCCAAGCGCATGCTCGTCACGGCCTACGCGGATCTCCAGGCCGTGGTGGACGCGGTCAACCGCGGGCAGGTGACGCGCTACTTCGTCAAGCCGTGGGATCGCGCGGAGATGCTCGCCGCGCTCGACGATGCCCTGAAGATTGCGCGGTTGGAGCTGAAGATCCGCCAGGTCGAGGGCCGGATGATGAAGGCCGAGCGCCTGGCCACGCTGGGGCAGGTGACGGCCTGCATTGCCCACGAGCTGATGGGGCCGGTGGGTTATCTCTCGCAGAACGTGGTCTCGCTGCGCCGGGACATCGAGCAGATCATCTCCTACGTGAACAAGCACCTGGAGGAGGACCCGCATCCGTCGGTGGCGGAGACGGTGAAGGATCTGCCCTCGCTCATTGGAGATCTCGCCACGGGCACCGAGCACCTGCGGCAGGTGGCCAATGGCCTGAAGGCCCAGGCGCGCGGTGACGAGACGGAGCAAGCGGCGGAGGTGTCCGAGGTGGTCTCCTTCGCGGTGAAGCTGGCGCGCGCGGAGGTGCGGGATCGCGCCCGGCTCACCAGCAGCGGGGAGCCGGTCCGCGTGTTGTTCGGCCCGGTGAAGCTCTGCCAGGTGCTGCTGAACCTCATCGTCAATGCCGCTCAGGCCATGGAAGGCGTCCAGCGGACGGGCCGCATCGACGTGCGGTGGGCGCAGCAGGACCGTTGGGTCACCATCACCGTCGCGGACAACGGCTGCGGCATTCCCGTGGAGCTTCAGGAGAAGGTCTTCCAGCCCCTTTTCACCACCAAACCCGTGGGGATTGGCACCGGGCTGGGGTTGTCCATCTGCAAGGAGCTGGTGACGCAGTACGGGGGCAAGCTTCAGCTCTCCTCCGTGCCCGGCGAGGGGACGGAGATCAACATCACGGTCCTCCGGGCGCCGATGCCTTGAGGCCGAAGGCGTTGCGGAGCATCCGGGAGACGCGGCGGAGCGTCTCCTCCTCGGACTCGAGGATGTGCTCCACCAGCGCGGCCTGCCGCGAGGGCTGCTCGGGTGTAACGCGCCACGCCACGAGCAGGGCTCGGCGGCCCGACGCAGGGCGGTGCACCACCTCCACCGATGTGACATCATCGAAGGGGATGACCTGGGTGCGTGTGGTCCCGGGAGCCCAGGTCAAGTGTTCCAGCCGGAGGGTTTCCGAGCGGAAGTGAAGGACGAAGCGCCGCCGTGCCAGCCGCCCCTCGAGCCGGAGCCCGAGCCCCACGCAGGCGCCGGCCAGCAGCCCCCAGGCGATGGGGGCCCCCAGGTGGGAGGGGGCGCTGAGCAGGGTGCCCAGACTGCCCAGGGCACACAGGGCCGCCAGCAGCAGGCACAGCTCGGGCAGCAGGCGCCGGGGCCAGGAGGGGGGTCGGGATTCTCCCACCATCCGCCCCTCGTCGTAGCGCAGGGAGACGTCCCCCAGCCGGGGGGGGATGCGGTTTTCCTCCAGGGCGTCGGCGAAACTCACCCCCTCAGAATAAGACGTATCGCCTCACCGCTCGAAGTTACCCGCGAGCTGTGAGATCCTGGCTCGGCATGGATTTGCCGTTCGAGATCGAGGAGGAGGATGAGCAAGGTGGCGGCGGGACGCTCGCCTCGACCGTTTTGCTGGTGGACGATGAGCTCGTGGTGCTCGACATCTGCACCCGGCTGTTGTCTCGCGAGCCGGACTTGCTGATCACCCAGGCCACCAGCGCCGAGGAGGCGTTGCCCCTGTTGCGTGCCCAGCGCTTCGACGTGCTGGTCACGGACAAGAACCTGCCCCAGATGAGCGGCATCGAGCTCATCGCCGCGGCCCGGCACCTCCAGCCGTCCCTCGAGGCGATGATGATCACCGGCTACGCCAGCTCGGAGTCCGTCATCGCCGCCTTCGCCGCCGGCGCGAGCGACTACATCCTCAAGCCCTTCGATGATCTCCGGGTGCTGCGTGCCAAGGTGCGCGCCGCGCTCGAGCGTCGCACCGAGCGCATCCGGGGCCGGGAGCAGGCCCGCCACGTGGCCCGGCAGGCCTCGGCGCTCATTCAGGCCGGGAAAGATGCCCCGGAGCCCGCGCACCAGGCGCTGGAAGACGAGCTGCGCAACTACGAGCAGGCCGTGCAGAACGGCGCGATGAGTGGGCACGTGGCCGTGGTGGGCAGCAAGGAAGCCGTGGAGTTGCTGCGCGCGGAGGGGTTCGAGGTGGCGAGCTTCCCGCCGGAGCCCGAGGCCCTGGAGAGCGCCGACGTCGTCATCCTGGAGACGGGCGAGCCCCAGTGGCGGGTGCTGGCCGAGCACCTCCAGTCCCGCCCGCCGGACTTGTTGCTGCTGTCCAGTCCCCAGGCGGACCTCGCGGACCTGCTGGAGGCCATCGGCTTGCGGTTGGATCTCGTGGGCTTCGGCGCGTCTTCCACGACGCAGGGTTTGCCGGACCGGCTGCGGATGGTGCTGTTGCGCCGCTGTATCCAGCGGGCCCAGGATCGCCTCGCCACCGCCCTGGCCGCCTTCCACCAGAGCATTCCCGGCCGCTGAGCCCCCGGCGGGGGGCTCCCCCGCGCGGGGCGCGGCACCCGCAAAAGCGAAACGCCCGCCCTCCAAGAGGAGAGCGGGCGTCTCAGTGACCCTGCCGGGATTCGAACCCGAGTTTGTGCCGTGAGAGGGCACCGTCCTAACCACTAGACGACAGGGCCGTCTTTGCTGCGACCTCAACTACCGCTTCGGTCATCTCACGTCAACCGAAGTTTTCAAGCTGGGGAACTAGGATTCGAACCTAGATAAGCAGAGTCAGAGTCTGCTGTCCTGCCGTTAGACGATTCCCCAAAAACCACTGTGCTGCGTGCCGCCGACTGCGAGCCCTCACTACCACAACTGCCGGGGCCTCGTGAACTACCGAGTTTTCTTTCCCGGCTTCACTTCCGGCGCCTTCTTGGCGGGCTTCGCCGCAGGCTGCGCCGGCACGATATAGATGCGAACTTCCTCGTTCGCCTCATAAATGTTCAGCCCCTCGAAATTCTTCCCCGAGGGGTTGACGATGTGAACCGCCTTCACGCCCGGCTGGTTGACGATCGCCTTCCGCGAGAACGTCCCCGCGGGATAGACCGTCCGGTAGTACTTCAGGGTCTCCTCGTAATCCCCAGGAGCCCGATACCGGTTTTCGCCCACCTTCCGGGAGCCGTCGGGGAGCTGGGCTCCGTTGACGACCTCCGCCTCCGCCACCGTCACGCCGAGGGCCGCGACAGCCACCCAAAGCGGGCGCGCCTTATAAAAACACCGGGTCATCCTGTCAAGCGCTCGTGCCATCGGTGGACACCATAGGGCCCCTGTCCAGCGGCGTCCACCGCCTTCTCGGAGGCCCTGTACGCCTCAGCTCCGGGCCAGTGCGGCATCCAAGCGCCGCAGCGCCTCCTCTTTGCCCAGGAGCTGGAGGGTCTCGCCGATCCCCGGGCTCGTGGTGTTCCCGGTCACCGCCACGCGGACGGGCTGGGCCACCTTGCCCATGCCCACGCCGGCCCGCTCGCTCACGGTTTTGATCACCGCGTCCAGCGCGGCCACCGACCAGTCGGGCAGGGCAGCGATCTCCTCCCGGACCTGTCGCAGCAGGGCCAGGGAGTCGGCCGTGAGGTGCTTGGCGGCGGCCTTCTCGTCGAGCGTCACGCCCTGCTTCAAGTAGGGCAGGGCCATGGTGGCCATCTCCACCAGCGTCTTGGCGCGCTCGCGGAAGGCG
Protein-coding sequences here:
- a CDS encoding sensor histidine kinase, with product MTPSDLPAVLYCDDDALNLRVFEANFGQRFRILRCSSPNEALTVLEQRRGDIGVVISDQRMPGMSGVELLERARTLAPDAKRMLVTAYADLQAVVDAVNRGQVTRYFVKPWDRAEMLAALDDALKIARLELKIRQVEGRMMKAERLATLGQVTACIAHELMGPVGYLSQNVVSLRRDIEQIISYVNKHLEEDPHPSVAETVKDLPSLIGDLATGTEHLRQVANGLKAQARGDETEQAAEVSEVVSFAVKLARAEVRDRARLTSSGEPVRVLFGPVKLCQVLLNLIVNAAQAMEGVQRTGRIDVRWAQQDRWVTITVADNGCGIPVELQEKVFQPLFTTKPVGIGTGLGLSICKELVTQYGGKLQLSSVPGEGTEINITVLRAPMP
- a CDS encoding DUF2795 domain-containing protein, with translation MTRARSTVAARGADASAALEPTAAPPLRKALEGAVFPLSAEQLVHVARENGAPAPLLTLLSSLPRKPFASMEGVEFSLLNHTPRPPAAGEPSSS
- a CDS encoding response regulator, with amino-acid sequence MDLPFEIEEEDEQGGGGTLASTVLLVDDELVVLDICTRLLSREPDLLITQATSAEEALPLLRAQRFDVLVTDKNLPQMSGIELIAAARHLQPSLEAMMITGYASSESVIAAFAAGASDYILKPFDDLRVLRAKVRAALERRTERIRGREQARHVARQASALIQAGKDAPEPAHQALEDELRNYEQAVQNGAMSGHVAVVGSKEAVELLRAEGFEVASFPPEPEALESADVVILETGEPQWRVLAEHLQSRPPDLLLLSSPQADLADLLEAIGLRLDLVGFGASSTTQGLPDRLRMVLLRRCIQRAQDRLATALAAFHQSIPGR